In Nitrosospira briensis C-128, a genomic segment contains:
- a CDS encoding TonB-dependent receptor — protein sequence MKPNIKLKSMPFALASLLCVSSVWATDEHGSQAKDEVEAELAPIKKPLAATPMTPMPARSAGTEIAQTPAGVAEKQAPTDEPAVKLPEMTIGGKVKPISRQTEKERYRLPQTTESMTREKLDSTVNLMATEDAIKYMPSIQVRSRYIGDTNAPVGMRTSGTSASARNLIYADGILLSSLLGNNNSNTGSPRWNTVSPAEIERIDIMYGPFSAAYAGNSIGGVINITTRMPDKFEVGADAQSSWQTFNLYGTKETYDTQRYSGNIGHRYNDLSFRFDYSHLDAHSQPITFATALNSATAANSGDTVVTGAFAGANATNAPNQTLGAGNINHTVQDNFKWKWAYDITPTIKIAYTLGMWQNNASSRTQSYLRDAAGNPVQSGFVNIGGKRYNLSTPNSPTFAGNQTDQTTWSHGMNLRSNTGGKFDWELVGSVIDLGRDTVRAPTVDPTLAFAGNAPGRITSLTGSGWHTVDAKGIWRPSVDLLGYHEISFGFHHDLYTLKNPVFNTSNWQSGNGQSIFSNSTGKTQTEGYWIQDAWDFHEDWNFTVGGRLESWHAYDGVNTTTVNGSLQTINQANKSAVNFSPKGKLTWSPMDRVKIGAAIGQAYRYATASELFQTTTVGTGTTAISVNGNPNLRPEDALASELSAEYFPDKGRLRLSLFQERIKNAIFSQTGLITANGTTSQATFISNVGEIDTYGIEVSGEKADAGIKGLDILGNFTWVDSRINSNHDADAAAAALGPTAANPNAAVPSTGKRQPRLPTWRANAIVTYRANEKLTASVSVRYSSGQFGQLNNTDTNGFAYTGITSYVVADLIAKYKITKQLTAIGGINNVNNDKYWIFHPFPQRTFFAQLKFNY from the coding sequence ATGAAACCAAATATAAAGCTGAAATCGATGCCGTTTGCCTTGGCAAGTTTGCTCTGCGTATCTTCTGTCTGGGCAACCGATGAGCACGGGTCGCAGGCAAAAGATGAGGTCGAGGCTGAATTAGCACCAATTAAAAAGCCCCTTGCTGCCACCCCTATGACCCCTATGCCAGCACGTTCCGCTGGAACGGAGATAGCGCAAACCCCTGCCGGAGTCGCCGAAAAACAGGCGCCGACTGACGAGCCCGCGGTTAAATTGCCGGAAATGACGATCGGAGGAAAGGTGAAGCCGATCTCCAGGCAAACCGAAAAGGAAAGGTACAGGCTACCCCAGACCACAGAGAGCATGACCAGGGAAAAACTGGACAGTACGGTCAATCTGATGGCGACAGAGGATGCCATTAAATACATGCCATCCATTCAAGTACGCAGTCGCTATATCGGTGACACCAACGCACCCGTGGGGATGCGCACCTCGGGCACCTCCGCCAGCGCGCGCAACCTGATTTATGCGGATGGTATCTTGCTGTCTTCCTTGCTCGGCAATAACAACTCAAACACGGGTTCGCCTCGCTGGAATACGGTATCGCCCGCTGAAATCGAGCGTATCGATATTATGTACGGCCCGTTTTCGGCAGCCTATGCCGGCAATTCAATAGGTGGGGTGATTAACATCACCACGCGAATGCCGGATAAATTTGAAGTGGGTGCCGATGCGCAATCTTCCTGGCAGACTTTCAATCTCTATGGCACAAAAGAAACCTACGACACCCAGCGGTACTCCGGAAATATCGGCCATCGCTATAATGATTTGTCATTCCGGTTCGACTACAGCCATCTCGATGCCCATAGCCAGCCGATAACGTTTGCGACAGCGCTTAACTCTGCCACTGCGGCCAACAGCGGGGATACGGTGGTGACAGGGGCATTCGCGGGTGCAAATGCTACAAATGCCCCCAACCAGACGCTGGGTGCGGGAAACATCAATCACACGGTACAGGATAACTTCAAGTGGAAATGGGCCTACGATATTACCCCGACCATAAAGATCGCCTATACCTTGGGCATGTGGCAGAACAACGCCAGCTCGAGGACGCAAAGCTACCTGAGGGATGCGGCGGGGAATCCGGTGCAAAGCGGCTTCGTCAATATTGGCGGCAAGCGATACAATTTGTCCACTCCGAATAGTCCCACCTTTGCGGGCAATCAGACCGATCAGACAACCTGGTCGCATGGCATGAATCTCCGGTCCAATACCGGTGGAAAATTCGATTGGGAGTTGGTGGGTAGCGTGATTGATTTAGGCAGGGATACCGTTCGCGCCCCAACGGTCGACCCCACCCTTGCGTTCGCCGGCAATGCGCCGGGTAGAATCACCAGTTTGACCGGGTCTGGCTGGCATACTGTCGACGCCAAGGGTATCTGGCGGCCAAGCGTCGATCTGCTGGGTTACCATGAGATCAGTTTTGGTTTTCACCATGACCTGTATACGCTCAAGAATCCAGTGTTCAATACCAGCAACTGGCAAAGCGGCAACGGTCAAAGTATCTTTTCAAACTCGACCGGAAAGACACAGACCGAAGGTTACTGGATACAGGACGCCTGGGATTTTCATGAGGATTGGAACTTTACAGTGGGTGGACGGTTGGAATCATGGCACGCTTATGATGGAGTCAACACTACCACCGTAAATGGTTCGCTCCAGACGATCAATCAGGCTAACAAAAGTGCCGTCAATTTTTCGCCCAAGGGCAAGTTAACCTGGAGCCCTATGGATCGCGTGAAAATTGGCGCGGCCATCGGCCAGGCTTACCGCTACGCAACCGCCTCTGAACTATTTCAAACGACGACGGTGGGAACTGGCACCACGGCAATATCGGTTAATGGAAACCCCAATCTCAGACCCGAAGATGCTCTTGCTTCCGAACTTTCCGCCGAATATTTTCCTGATAAGGGAAGATTGCGTCTCAGCTTGTTCCAGGAGCGTATAAAAAACGCCATTTTTTCCCAGACGGGGCTGATTACAGCTAACGGTACCACTTCGCAAGCAACCTTTATTTCGAATGTAGGCGAAATCGATACTTATGGCATCGAGGTTTCGGGGGAGAAAGCGGATGCGGGTATAAAGGGTCTGGATATTCTCGGTAATTTCACCTGGGTGGATTCCCGAATAAATAGTAACCACGATGCAGATGCGGCAGCCGCGGCATTAGGGCCAACAGCAGCCAATCCCAACGCTGCGGTTCCCTCAACCGGCAAACGTCAACCGAGACTCCCCACTTGGCGGGCTAACGCCATAGTCACCTATCGCGCAAACGAGAAACTGACGGCTTCGGTGAGTGTTCGTTACAGCAGCGGCCAGTTTGGCCAACTGAATAACACCGATACGAATGGTTTTGCCTATACAGGGATAACGAGCTATGTTGTCGCCGACTTAATTGCGAAGTACAAAATCACCAAGCAGTTGACTGCTATTGGCGGCATCAACAACGTCAACAACGACAAGTACTGGATCTTTCACCCATTTCCTCAACGGACTTTCTTTGCCCAGCTGAAGTTTAATTATTAG
- a CDS encoding sulfate ABC transporter substrate-binding protein, giving the protein MTLNTSHFAVGTFIALVSLGAAYATLNNFPGRPAPGAVGRLHEDLNVAFASHWKTRTGLDIEVEQARSKSGKPVHITVDGLDVPALALSYDVDKLDDKERLVTPGPRELLAQDFRTSSYPSAYTSTIVFLVRKGNPKELRDWSDLVRPDIKVVNPNPKRSESGRWNYLAAWGYAMRQSGGSEQIAREFVSQLLANAKAVDYKDEKPESSTTAFVLLNIGDVLLTWENEAHRIVQNNGNDKFEIVTPSISIVAEPVISVVDAVGNGKGARGLASYIEYLYTPQAQHIAAKHYYRPRDPSVAARYEDRFPHLELFTVDEVSGGWQKAQKIHFARGGVFDQITGDVSDSVAVKGAIDTALQISAMDNLLALQN; this is encoded by the coding sequence ATGACTCTCAATACTTCCCATTTTGCTGTTGGTACATTTATAGCGCTGGTAAGCCTGGGCGCTGCCTACGCCACCCTGAATAATTTTCCCGGCCGTCCTGCCCCCGGCGCTGTGGGGCGGTTACATGAGGATTTGAATGTTGCGTTTGCCTCTCACTGGAAAACCCGGACGGGTCTGGATATCGAGGTCGAGCAGGCGCGGAGCAAGTCGGGAAAGCCGGTGCATATTACGGTCGATGGACTTGATGTTCCGGCCCTTGCGCTGTCCTACGATGTAGACAAGCTGGATGATAAAGAACGACTTGTTACACCCGGCCCCCGCGAGCTTTTAGCGCAGGATTTTCGGACCAGCTCTTATCCTTCAGCCTATACTTCAACCATCGTGTTTCTCGTACGGAAAGGTAACCCAAAAGAACTGCGGGACTGGAGCGATCTGGTGCGCCCTGATATAAAAGTGGTTAACCCGAACCCAAAGCGCTCTGAAAGCGGCCGATGGAATTATCTGGCGGCCTGGGGATATGCAATGAGGCAATCAGGCGGCAGTGAACAAATCGCCCGTGAGTTTGTCAGCCAATTGCTTGCCAACGCCAAGGCGGTGGATTACAAGGATGAAAAGCCGGAAAGCTCAACTACTGCCTTTGTCTTGCTCAACATAGGCGATGTACTCCTCACTTGGGAAAATGAAGCGCACCGGATCGTTCAGAATAACGGAAACGATAAGTTTGAAATCGTTACCCCGTCTATATCAATAGTGGCTGAACCTGTTATTAGCGTAGTGGACGCGGTTGGGAACGGGAAAGGCGCACGCGGTTTGGCTTCATACATCGAATATCTATATACACCCCAGGCACAGCATATCGCCGCCAAGCACTATTACCGTCCCCGCGATCCGTCCGTGGCCGCCAGGTACGAGGACCGGTTTCCCCACCTTGAGCTGTTTACCGTTGACGAGGTATCCGGCGGTTGGCAGAAAGCCCAGAAAATACATTTTGCCAGGGGCGGTGTTTTTGACCAGATCACCGGCGATGTTTCAGATTCTGTCGCCGTGAAGGGCGCTATCGATACCGCTTTACAGATAAGCGCGATGGATAATTTACTCGCCCTCCAAAATTAA
- a CDS encoding NAD(P)/FAD-dependent oxidoreductase, translating into MRHVYDVIIIGAGPAGCAAARTLANAGFSVGLFDKAIFPRDKTCGDALIPDAHQALKKLGLIERVTNISCPAKGMRLIGFDGSNVLIRADSACVPRLKLDALLLDSAMEAGSEFLPGHEFVGISDENEENYQVAFYRSGNYVSAQTHWILLATGANVRSIQHAGLLLGAECHNFATRQYVRNERLARDIHELTFTFDHSAKGGYGWIFPGPDAIFNIGIGFFGSAHRHSNPRRSYERFITQLPLAQDLMRDGKIISPLKGAPLRTGLSGTRFARGGLLGIGECIGATFPLTGEGIGKAMETGILAAEAIMGQYHLGRTAVAQTYTRSIKALQPKFEVYRKAEFLFNWPYLTNELVRHAARNEYTRRKVEGMFNETGDPGFLLTLSGWMRILFANR; encoded by the coding sequence ATGCGACACGTCTATGACGTCATTATTATCGGCGCGGGGCCCGCAGGTTGTGCGGCCGCCCGCACTTTAGCCAACGCTGGCTTTTCTGTCGGCCTGTTTGACAAGGCGATCTTCCCGCGTGACAAAACGTGTGGAGACGCCTTGATTCCTGACGCGCATCAGGCGCTGAAAAAACTTGGCCTGATTGAGCGCGTTACCAATATCTCCTGCCCTGCCAAAGGGATGCGTCTGATTGGTTTCGATGGCAGCAACGTTTTGATCCGAGCGGATAGCGCTTGTGTGCCACGCCTGAAATTGGATGCGTTATTGCTGGACAGCGCCATGGAAGCCGGCAGCGAGTTTTTACCTGGCCACGAGTTCGTCGGTATTTCTGATGAGAACGAGGAAAATTACCAGGTGGCGTTCTACAGAAGTGGTAATTATGTCTCCGCGCAGACACATTGGATATTGCTGGCAACCGGTGCCAATGTCAGGTCAATCCAGCACGCCGGATTATTGCTGGGAGCTGAATGTCACAATTTTGCGACTCGCCAGTATGTGCGTAACGAGCGTTTGGCAAGAGATATACACGAGCTGACATTTACTTTTGATCACTCGGCGAAAGGCGGCTATGGCTGGATTTTTCCGGGGCCTGACGCCATATTCAACATCGGCATCGGATTCTTCGGTTCTGCGCATAGACACAGCAATCCTCGTCGCAGCTATGAGCGATTTATTACCCAATTACCCCTTGCTCAAGACTTGATGCGAGACGGGAAAATCATCAGTCCCCTTAAAGGGGCGCCACTTCGCACCGGCTTGTCCGGTACGCGGTTCGCTCGCGGTGGCTTGCTGGGCATCGGAGAATGCATCGGCGCGACTTTTCCGCTTACTGGCGAGGGAATTGGCAAAGCAATGGAAACAGGCATTCTTGCGGCAGAGGCTATCATGGGCCAATACCATCTAGGTCGCACCGCTGTAGCCCAAACCTATACCCGAAGCATAAAAGCCCTCCAGCCAAAGTTTGAAGTCTACCGTAAAGCAGAATTTTTATTTAACTGGCCGTACCTGACCAACGAGCTGGTGAGGCATGCCGCCAGAAACGAATATACCCGCCGTAAAGTGGAAGGGATGTTTAATGAAACAGGTGATCCCGGGTTTTTGTTAACACTTTCGGGATGGATGAGGATTTTATTTGCTAATCGTTGA
- a CDS encoding papain-like cysteine protease family protein, with protein sequence MARYPTHLDLFIVGTDHRIYSIWWDANGGWAQNWFVVANGAAAPNTSISVVSRYPNHLDVFAVGTNHGAFSIWWDASTGWGSWFQIAAGAVAPQTSINALSRYPDILDVFVVGTDQHIDTIWWLDEMYFFMQPQQQSNWCWAATATSVALFYQPGSDWQQCAVANGELARTDCCGAGASGPCNVYGFLDQALTVVGHFDHWVGGIATTAQIENEVTFARPLGIRVAWSGGGAHFLVIKGQYSAGGIDYVSVDDPIYGRSDVNYATLQTAYKGSGTWTHTYYTKY encoded by the coding sequence GTGGCGCGTTATCCGACTCACCTGGACCTCTTCATCGTCGGCACAGATCATAGGATCTACAGCATCTGGTGGGACGCCAATGGCGGCTGGGCCCAGAACTGGTTTGTGGTGGCCAACGGCGCAGCGGCTCCCAACACGTCCATCAGCGTCGTGTCGCGCTATCCCAATCATCTCGATGTCTTCGCCGTGGGCACGAACCACGGCGCCTTCAGCATCTGGTGGGACGCCAGCACCGGCTGGGGCTCCTGGTTCCAGATCGCCGCAGGCGCCGTCGCGCCGCAAACCTCGATCAATGCGTTGAGCCGTTATCCCGACATCCTCGACGTCTTTGTCGTGGGAACCGATCAGCACATCGATACCATCTGGTGGCTCGACGAAATGTACTTCTTCATGCAGCCCCAGCAGCAATCGAACTGGTGCTGGGCGGCAACCGCGACCAGCGTCGCTCTGTTCTACCAGCCGGGGAGCGACTGGCAGCAGTGCGCCGTGGCCAATGGCGAACTGGCACGAACCGACTGTTGCGGCGCAGGTGCGTCCGGCCCCTGCAACGTCTACGGCTTTCTCGACCAGGCACTTACGGTGGTGGGCCACTTCGACCACTGGGTGGGCGGCATCGCCACCACCGCCCAGATCGAGAACGAGGTAACCTTCGCTCGTCCGCTGGGCATCCGGGTGGCCTGGTCGGGCGGCGGTGCCCATTTCCTGGTCATCAAGGGGCAATATAGCGCGGGCGGTATCGACTATGTGTCGGTCGACGATCCGATCTACGGCCGCTCGGATGTCAATTACGCGACCCTGCAGACTGCCTATAAAGGGTCGGGAACATGGACCCATACTTACTACACCAAATACTGA
- a CDS encoding MFS transporter: MKAGVGRRTLTRLLMPAEVAETAFPLLAARALRAFGDGYVAVLLPAYLLALGFDQLDVGFLNTATLAGSALAMLGLGVIGYKWTTRRLLLFAALLMAITGVSFASVSSFWPLFVVAFIGTLNPGSADVSVFLPLEHARLAQAASGNARTTLFARYSLIGSLSAAVGALAAGIPSWLLPWSGLSLIDGLRAMFVLYGLLGGSVWLLYRTLPAIEIQTAPLQQPLGPSRSIIFKLAMLFSIDAFAGGLLGNSLLTLWLFARFGLSLGQAGTFFFCAGLLSAGSQLAAPIVARRIGLLNTMVFTHIPANVCLIFAAIAPNLEVALVLLLVRSALSQMDVPTRTAYVMAVVTPAERTAAASFTAVSRSLASIASPTLTGALLASGLLSAPLIACGALKIAYDLALLISFRHLDVPLD, encoded by the coding sequence GTGAAAGCGGGCGTAGGGCGCAGGACACTTACTCGTTTGCTCATGCCTGCGGAGGTAGCTGAAACTGCTTTCCCATTACTGGCAGCCCGCGCCTTGCGCGCCTTTGGCGATGGCTATGTTGCCGTACTTTTGCCCGCTTATCTGCTGGCATTGGGGTTTGATCAACTGGACGTAGGTTTTTTAAATACAGCAACGTTAGCCGGATCAGCTTTGGCGATGCTGGGGCTCGGTGTGATTGGCTATAAATGGACAACACGCCGGTTGCTGCTGTTCGCTGCCTTGTTAATGGCAATTACCGGCGTTAGCTTTGCGAGCGTTTCATCGTTTTGGCCACTATTTGTTGTCGCATTCATTGGAACCCTTAATCCGGGTTCGGCCGATGTAAGCGTATTTTTGCCGCTGGAGCATGCCCGCTTGGCGCAGGCGGCTAGCGGCAACGCAAGAACCACGCTGTTCGCTCGTTATTCGCTTATTGGCTCACTGAGCGCCGCTGTTGGCGCCTTAGCCGCCGGCATCCCATCCTGGCTCTTGCCATGGTCGGGTCTTTCATTAATTGATGGCCTGCGCGCAATGTTCGTACTGTACGGTCTACTCGGCGGATCAGTCTGGCTGCTCTATCGAACTCTGCCGGCGATCGAGATCCAGACTGCCCCGCTACAACAGCCGCTGGGGCCATCACGCAGCATTATATTCAAGCTTGCCATGCTATTTAGCATTGATGCGTTTGCCGGGGGATTGTTGGGAAACTCCCTGCTGACGCTTTGGCTCTTTGCGCGGTTTGGACTGTCGCTCGGACAGGCTGGAACATTCTTCTTCTGTGCGGGGCTTTTGTCGGCCGGATCCCAGCTTGCCGCACCGATCGTTGCGCGCAGGATCGGGCTGCTCAACACGATGGTCTTTACTCACATCCCTGCTAACGTGTGCCTCATTTTTGCTGCAATTGCCCCAAACCTCGAGGTCGCACTCGTTCTGCTGCTCGTACGGAGTGCATTATCGCAGATGGATGTGCCGACACGTACTGCCTATGTAATGGCTGTTGTCACCCCGGCGGAGCGCACTGCCGCTGCAAGCTTCACCGCGGTATCCCGCAGCCTTGCTTCGATCGCAAGCCCAACCTTGACCGGCGCTTTGCTGGCCAGCGGGCTGCTGAGTGCACCTTTGATTGCTTGTGGAGCTTTGAAGATCGCCTATGATCTGGCCTTGCTGATATCCTTTAGGCACCTGGATGTTCCGCTGGATTGA
- a CDS encoding BON domain-containing protein, with amino-acid sequence MKTIKLLVGMFMIGALLAPVASFSASHDSDSSVGEFVKDSVITSKIKARLAAEKGVSAMHIMIDTDKNGVVVMSGTARSQAEIDKAHSIAHSVDGVTKVINHIKIKKEH; translated from the coding sequence ATGAAAACAATTAAACTTTTGGTAGGTATGTTTATGATCGGAGCGCTGTTGGCGCCTGTTGCGAGCTTTTCCGCAAGTCACGATTCGGATTCAAGCGTGGGCGAATTTGTCAAGGATTCGGTAATCACCAGCAAGATCAAGGCCAGGTTGGCCGCCGAAAAGGGTGTCAGTGCGATGCATATCATGATTGATACAGATAAGAATGGCGTAGTGGTGATGAGCGGCACAGCCAGAAGTCAAGCTGAAATCGATAAAGCGCATTCGATCGCGCATTCTGTCGACGGTGTCACGAAGGTCATAAATCACATAAAGATCAAGAAAGAGCATTAG
- a CDS encoding OprO/OprP family phosphate-selective porin, giving the protein MTAAVVLGASTSSGAFAIDLYIDTKTKQIYGEPGSDRQPIGNFERVERAPSNNAAPAPEAERTQQPITGDRSARLKEKAERAQLVSKVESIEERIKESEKQLKLDKNGLQFETADKNFKFKIGGRIHTDYTHSGNDNFFRGSAPVQANDGTELRRGRLEFAGTFFKDWDFKSQIDFADNSVGVKDMFISYRGGFAKVNVGQQKQPFSRELQESSNDLMFMERSLMNVLNAPLVDRAIGLNVSKSDKNWTGQVGLYGESIDPNTTSLDESWGTNSRVTFAPINEKTEVVHLGVAGNYRKPSGSGQVFGGSNGVRFRHETSHMTDLFPIDSGRIGDIEDIKMLGLEASGVYGPFSAGGEYTHSWIGRKNGLDSLSFHGWYGEAAWTLTGESRNYKEGKFHRVEPARDFSFSKGGWGAWELAARVAGVDMNDGAFRGGEMKNFTGALNWYVNNNVRFMFNYDKILEIKDSPLVTASGGKPYNLNTFMFRSQIAF; this is encoded by the coding sequence TTGACGGCGGCAGTTGTGTTGGGAGCAAGCACATCATCAGGGGCTTTTGCGATTGACCTTTATATTGATACCAAAACCAAGCAGATATATGGAGAACCCGGATCTGACCGGCAACCTATAGGTAATTTTGAGAGAGTCGAACGTGCTCCATCAAACAATGCAGCGCCGGCACCGGAAGCAGAGAGAACCCAACAGCCAATAACCGGTGACAGAAGTGCGAGATTAAAAGAAAAAGCAGAGCGGGCGCAGCTCGTCAGCAAGGTTGAATCCATCGAGGAACGTATCAAGGAAAGCGAAAAGCAACTCAAACTGGATAAAAACGGCTTGCAATTCGAAACAGCAGACAAGAACTTCAAGTTCAAGATCGGGGGCCGGATCCACACGGATTACACGCATAGCGGTAATGATAATTTTTTTAGAGGCAGCGCTCCTGTTCAAGCCAATGATGGCACAGAGCTGCGCAGGGGACGCCTGGAGTTTGCGGGTACTTTCTTTAAAGATTGGGATTTCAAAAGCCAGATCGACTTCGCTGATAATAGTGTCGGCGTTAAAGACATGTTTATCTCGTATAGAGGGGGCTTCGCGAAGGTCAATGTCGGCCAGCAGAAGCAGCCTTTCAGCCGTGAGTTACAAGAAAGCTCCAACGATCTCATGTTCATGGAAAGATCATTAATGAATGTGCTTAACGCACCACTCGTCGATCGCGCTATCGGTCTGAATGTGTCAAAAAGTGATAAAAACTGGACTGGGCAGGTTGGACTTTATGGCGAGTCAATCGACCCGAATACCACAAGCCTGGATGAAAGCTGGGGAACCAATTCGCGTGTCACTTTTGCACCCATTAACGAAAAAACAGAGGTTGTCCATTTAGGTGTGGCGGGAAACTATCGCAAACCGAGCGGCAGCGGCCAGGTATTTGGTGGCTCCAATGGCGTGAGATTCAGGCATGAAACGTCACATATGACTGATCTGTTTCCGATCGATTCCGGCAGGATAGGAGATATTGAGGACATCAAGATGCTTGGCCTGGAGGCCAGCGGCGTATATGGCCCGTTCAGCGCGGGAGGCGAGTATACCCATAGCTGGATTGGCCGTAAAAATGGTCTGGATTCGCTAAGCTTTCATGGTTGGTACGGAGAAGCCGCATGGACGCTCACCGGGGAATCGCGCAATTACAAAGAAGGAAAGTTTCACAGAGTGGAGCCAGCCCGGGACTTCAGCTTTTCCAAGGGGGGATGGGGTGCATGGGAGTTGGCAGCACGTGTCGCCGGAGTAGATATGAACGATGGCGCCTTCAGGGGAGGGGAGATGAAAAACTTTACCGGCGCCCTGAACTGGTACGTAAACAACAACGTTCGATTCATGTTTAACTATGACAAAATCCTTGAAATCAAGGACTCGCCGCTAGTGACGGCGAGCGGTGGTAAGCCGTATAACCTGAACACTTTCATGTTCCGTAGTCAAATAGCCTTCTAA
- a CDS encoding MgtC/SapB family protein produces the protein MAESFPALPTADWPYLQILVRLALSLSLGLLIGMERERRGKEAGLRTFGFICLLGALGGALGTAFSLLILALVGTLTVLLNVQALRVAQGTELTTSAAMLVTCMAGILCGQGHTVLPAAVMVIATALLAWKEGLAGFSMGLTESELRSALLLAILAIVIYPALPVGTVGPWNLIEPRAAWVTVILIAGIGFVNYILWKLYGARGVVFLGFLGGLVNSNFTVIELSSRVQPSSSAFVESAYRGILLATTAMVMRNACLLLILAPLALVGSLAAFVLMLLTSTALVLWSYRRRDRPSGEEVPQMKLELPFSLPLALKYGAVFLLLHIVGAVTQRQFGDMGFYFVSIIGGLMSSASAVAAAATLASQGSISPTVAGTGAVLASFTSIAFSLSFVLRKHNRTLIGRLASAMVCVAVAGTIGMLVWDIVHPFMLHWIPQLEGKAG, from the coding sequence ATGGCTGAGTCCTTTCCTGCTTTGCCGACCGCAGATTGGCCATATCTGCAGATCCTGGTTCGTCTAGCGCTGAGCCTGTCTCTGGGGCTGCTGATTGGGATGGAACGCGAACGCCGCGGTAAGGAAGCGGGATTACGCACGTTCGGTTTCATCTGTCTTCTCGGTGCGCTCGGCGGTGCGCTCGGTACTGCGTTTTCGCTGCTCATCCTCGCACTTGTCGGCACGCTGACAGTGTTGCTGAATGTGCAGGCATTACGGGTTGCTCAGGGAACAGAGCTGACGACGTCGGCGGCGATGCTGGTAACCTGCATGGCAGGCATTCTGTGCGGGCAGGGGCATACAGTTTTGCCGGCGGCAGTGATGGTGATCGCAACTGCATTACTCGCCTGGAAAGAAGGGCTTGCGGGCTTTTCCATGGGGTTGACGGAAAGCGAGTTGCGCTCGGCGCTTCTGCTGGCTATTCTGGCGATCGTAATCTACCCGGCGTTGCCAGTGGGTACCGTCGGCCCATGGAATCTGATTGAACCTCGAGCCGCCTGGGTGACTGTGATCCTGATCGCCGGCATCGGCTTCGTGAATTACATCCTGTGGAAGCTCTATGGTGCCCGTGGCGTGGTGTTTTTGGGCTTTTTGGGCGGTCTGGTTAACAGCAATTTCACAGTGATCGAGTTATCTTCGCGCGTGCAGCCATCGTCGAGTGCGTTCGTCGAGTCGGCGTACAGGGGCATTTTGCTTGCCACCACCGCAATGGTCATGCGCAACGCGTGCTTACTACTAATCCTTGCGCCACTGGCCCTTGTCGGTTCACTCGCTGCATTCGTGCTGATGCTGCTCACAAGCACGGCTCTGGTGTTATGGAGCTATCGCAGACGTGATCGACCATCGGGGGAGGAGGTGCCGCAAATGAAACTTGAGCTGCCATTCTCACTGCCGCTGGCGCTGAAATACGGTGCCGTATTTCTGCTGCTTCATATCGTCGGGGCAGTGACCCAGCGCCAATTCGGCGACATGGGGTTCTACTTCGTCAGCATCATCGGCGGCCTGATGTCCAGCGCGAGCGCGGTAGCCGCTGCGGCTACACTGGCCTCGCAAGGCAGCATATCGCCGACCGTTGCGGGCACCGGTGCCGTTCTTGCATCCTTCACGAGCATCGCGTTCAGTCTATCGTTCGTGCTACGCAAACACAACCGCACTTTAATTGGTCGGCTGGCCTCCGCAATGGTATGTGTGGCTGTCGCGGGGACTATCGGCATGCTGGTCTGGGATATCGTCCATCCCTTCATGTTGCATTGGATTCCGCAACTTGAGGGGAAGGCAGGGTAG